Proteins from a genomic interval of uncultured Desulfuromusa sp.:
- a CDS encoding ComF family protein, translating into MGFYDQSLRRAIHHFKFSGKISLDRSLGVLLDRAVARDLSLDLVVPVPLHHKRLQQRSYNQALLLAREFSRNRKLPLAADRLIKIKATESQQGLSAKQRAENLHGAFKLQGSVSGATVLLIDDVLTTGATVEACSQVLLAGGAKAVFVAVVGRAA; encoded by the coding sequence GTGGGTTTTTACGACCAGTCTTTGCGTCGGGCTATTCACCATTTTAAATTTAGTGGTAAGATCAGTCTGGATCGGTCTCTTGGTGTGCTGCTTGATCGAGCTGTTGCTCGTGATTTGTCTCTGGATCTTGTTGTTCCTGTCCCATTGCACCATAAGCGTCTCCAACAGCGGAGCTATAATCAGGCCTTGCTGCTAGCTCGGGAATTTTCCAGGAACAGGAAGCTGCCGCTGGCTGCTGACAGGCTGATTAAAATAAAAGCAACAGAATCTCAGCAGGGACTTTCTGCAAAACAAAGAGCTGAGAACCTTCACGGAGCATTTAAACTCCAAGGATCAGTTTCCGGAGCAACAGTTTTACTGATAGATGACGTTTTAACAACGGGGGCGACTGTGGAGGCTTGCAGTCAAGTGCTGCTGGCAGGAGGTGCCAAAGCCGTATTCGTAGCAGTTGTTGGGCGTGCAGCCTGA
- a CDS encoding tetratricopeptide repeat protein, with translation MILIAVLVLAFILFAVGFLYFWGVNPGDMTIFLTSDLSYTLPSAIMLICVLLIGLLLGNGIHFLSAFFYSFRNWKGGRRLKKAEEIGAIYRSGVGRLLSGDLKQARALLKKALDRDPQRIDCYLALASVALQEGNTQEGVDLLQKALKLDPKGIEVLFKLAVTYEENGRREEAMGVYKELLDGDVNNRKAMRALRDIQMDLGNWQDALELQKKIIKISKTGTKADLEKQVLLQLRYEVARNDLENGKQDQAIEVCRDIIKRNVKFTPARVTLGDAYRQAGRDADAIRVYQDGYKALKRSVFLARLEDLYIDAEDPAALLAFYRSQMQVDTEDLLLKLYLGRLCLRLEMVDEAMQHLTDLETSGVEFSKLHLLLAEAQRRRNNIEEAVIEYQKALRIDGYLFLGFVCENCGAKSIEWLSRCPECKTWDSLVLPERKQIQDAKLIEEPKMIPHGARES, from the coding sequence ATGATTTTAATTGCTGTTCTGGTCTTAGCTTTTATCCTCTTTGCTGTTGGATTTCTATATTTCTGGGGAGTCAATCCCGGAGATATGACAATTTTTCTGACAAGTGACCTCAGTTACACTTTGCCTTCAGCAATTATGCTGATCTGCGTGTTGCTGATTGGTTTGTTGTTGGGAAATGGAATCCATTTTTTGAGTGCATTCTTTTATTCCTTCCGTAACTGGAAGGGGGGACGGCGCTTGAAAAAAGCTGAAGAGATTGGAGCTATCTATCGTAGCGGCGTTGGGCGATTGCTATCGGGGGATCTGAAACAGGCAAGGGCGTTGTTAAAGAAGGCTTTAGATCGTGATCCGCAGCGGATTGATTGTTATCTCGCTCTGGCCAGCGTTGCTTTACAGGAAGGGAACACTCAAGAGGGAGTCGATCTGCTGCAAAAGGCTCTTAAACTCGATCCTAAGGGGATCGAAGTGCTTTTCAAGCTTGCGGTGACCTATGAGGAGAATGGACGCCGTGAAGAAGCAATGGGCGTTTATAAAGAATTGCTGGATGGGGATGTCAATAACCGCAAAGCCATGCGCGCACTCCGAGACATTCAGATGGACTTAGGGAATTGGCAGGATGCTCTTGAGCTGCAGAAGAAAATAATAAAGATATCAAAGACCGGAACAAAAGCGGATCTGGAAAAACAGGTTTTACTGCAATTACGCTATGAAGTTGCGCGGAATGATCTCGAAAATGGTAAGCAGGATCAGGCCATCGAAGTTTGTCGGGATATTATTAAACGCAATGTTAAATTTACCCCTGCACGTGTAACTCTTGGTGATGCATACCGGCAGGCTGGACGAGATGCGGATGCTATCCGGGTTTATCAGGATGGCTACAAGGCATTAAAAAGAAGTGTTTTTCTGGCAAGACTGGAAGATCTCTATATTGACGCTGAGGATCCTGCTGCATTACTTGCTTTTTATCGCAGTCAGATGCAGGTTGATACGGAAGATCTTTTGCTTAAGTTATATCTCGGGCGGCTATGTTTGCGGCTGGAAATGGTTGATGAGGCGATGCAACATCTGACGGATCTGGAAACCTCAGGAGTTGAGTTCAGCAAGCTGCATTTGTTGCTGGCAGAAGCACAGCGGCGGAGAAATAATATAGAAGAAGCGGTGATTGAATACCAGAAAGCGCTGAGAATTGATGGCTATCTGTTCCTCGGGTTTGTCTGTGAAAACTGTGGAGCCAAGTCAATTGAGTGGCTGAGTCGATGTCCAGAGTGTAAAACCTGGGATTCCCTGGTCTTGCCTGAGCGCAAGCAGATTCAAGACGCTAAACTTATTGAAGAGCCTAAAATGATTCCACATGGTGCGCGGGAGAGTTGA
- the gpmI gene encoding 2,3-bisphosphoglycerate-independent phosphoglycerate mutase: MATGPVALVILDGWGISESCENNAACQANTPVLDALRETYPVSRLSASGLDVGLPDGQMGNSEVGHMNIGAGRIVYQDLSRISLAIEDGTFFENQALKSVCERLALSGGKLHLLGLLSDGGVHSHNSHLYALVRMAQKNGVKDVCIHAFLDGRDTPPQSAAEYLKQLENELKQIGLGRVVTITGRYWAMDRDNRWERVEKSYLAMTEGVGHLADSSAEAIEAAYAANQTDEFVEPWVVSQAGEILDGDGIICFNFRSDRVREITRALTLPDFDGFVRNKIPKLVDYVCLTEYDETFDLPIAFPSEVYPDILAEVVSRAGLKQLRIAETEKYAHVTFFFNGGVEKAWPGEDRVLVPSPKDVKTYDQKPEMSAVGVTDNVVERIESGEYQLIILNFANCDMVGHTGVLAAAVEAVEAVDTCLGRVVDSVIQAGGQLLITADHGNCEQMVDVNGHPHTAHTTNLVQCVYVDPKRKDRPLNDGILADLAPTILELLELKKPDAMTGKSLFGS, translated from the coding sequence ATGGCAACAGGGCCTGTAGCATTAGTTATTCTGGATGGCTGGGGGATCAGTGAGAGCTGTGAAAATAACGCGGCTTGTCAGGCCAATACTCCGGTCTTGGATGCCCTTCGAGAGACATATCCGGTCAGCCGTTTAAGTGCTTCAGGACTGGATGTCGGGCTTCCGGATGGACAGATGGGAAATTCCGAAGTTGGCCATATGAATATTGGTGCCGGTCGGATTGTCTATCAGGATTTAAGCCGGATCAGTCTGGCTATTGAGGATGGAACTTTTTTTGAGAACCAGGCTCTTAAAAGCGTCTGTGAGCGTCTGGCGCTCTCTGGTGGGAAGCTGCATCTGCTGGGGTTGCTCTCTGACGGTGGCGTCCATTCCCACAACAGTCACCTTTACGCTCTGGTCAGGATGGCGCAGAAAAATGGTGTTAAAGATGTCTGTATCCATGCCTTTCTGGATGGTCGTGATACCCCACCTCAAAGTGCTGCTGAATATCTTAAGCAGCTGGAAAATGAGCTGAAACAAATTGGTCTTGGGCGTGTTGTCACGATTACGGGACGCTATTGGGCAATGGATAGAGATAATCGTTGGGAACGGGTTGAAAAGAGTTATCTTGCGATGACGGAAGGTGTCGGCCATTTGGCGGATTCTTCAGCTGAGGCTATTGAGGCGGCCTATGCTGCCAACCAGACCGATGAATTTGTTGAGCCTTGGGTTGTCAGTCAGGCGGGTGAAATTCTTGATGGCGATGGGATCATTTGTTTTAATTTCCGTTCTGATCGTGTTCGTGAAATAACCCGGGCTTTGACTCTTCCTGATTTTGACGGGTTTGTGCGTAACAAAATACCAAAACTTGTCGATTATGTTTGTCTCACTGAATATGACGAAACATTTGATCTGCCAATTGCATTTCCTTCTGAAGTGTATCCTGACATTCTTGCAGAAGTTGTTTCCAGGGCAGGGTTAAAACAGTTGCGGATTGCTGAGACGGAAAAATATGCCCATGTCACCTTCTTTTTTAATGGTGGTGTGGAAAAAGCCTGGCCGGGTGAAGATCGGGTTCTGGTCCCTTCGCCCAAGGATGTCAAAACTTATGATCAAAAACCGGAAATGAGTGCCGTCGGGGTGACTGATAATGTTGTCGAGCGGATCGAATCAGGTGAATACCAGCTGATTATCCTGAATTTTGCCAATTGTGACATGGTAGGCCACACTGGAGTTCTGGCTGCGGCGGTTGAGGCGGTTGAGGCGGTTGACACGTGTCTCGGAAGGGTTGTCGATTCTGTTATCCAGGCCGGTGGCCAATTATTGATCACTGCTGACCATGGAAATTGTGAGCAGATGGTTGATGTGAACGGTCATCCTCATACGGCGCATACAACCAATCTGGTTCAATGTGTTTATGTCGATCCGAAGAGGAAGGACCGACCTCTTAACGATGGTATTCTTGCTGATCTCGCTCCAACAATTCTGGAACTTCTGGAATTGAAAAAGCCGGATGCGATGACAGGAAAGTCATTGTTCGGAAGCTGA